From a single Rhodococcus qingshengii JCM 15477 genomic region:
- a CDS encoding sucrase ferredoxin → MSSLPCHSDGVLGKASMQCFPEFVANPQTSRRPHACTRQSSTAGEPMVGRAGMTHLWVLIEHPDPWPASAPDDILPVALTEKIYAAQGRIRVVVIRRTRNRRVLTPTCVLAWTDGTRQWMREGSVDRYEDLSVLPFESMATGAEPDFGRSRTEPLFAVCTHGKKDACCAELGRPVVAALNAAQIADVWECSHIGGDRFAANMIAWPAAVYFSRLDGNSAIDAAEKYQAGELELLHLRGRAALSQAAQAAEHAVRRATDIVATDALESISESMDGEHTTVDLRLEGRDFRVVVRSGPPGLPFRHDCGAGGTVEWSGWTVEHVREQPH, encoded by the coding sequence ATGTCTTCCCTCCCCTGCCACAGCGACGGTGTCCTGGGGAAGGCATCTATGCAGTGCTTTCCGGAATTTGTCGCCAATCCGCAAACCAGTCGACGCCCTCACGCCTGTACACGGCAGTCGTCGACCGCCGGCGAACCTATGGTCGGTCGCGCCGGAATGACACATCTGTGGGTATTGATCGAGCACCCCGACCCCTGGCCGGCGTCCGCCCCTGACGACATTCTCCCCGTCGCGCTCACCGAAAAAATCTACGCAGCGCAGGGCCGTATCCGTGTCGTGGTGATCCGGCGGACCCGCAACCGCCGAGTCCTCACCCCGACGTGCGTACTCGCCTGGACGGACGGCACACGCCAATGGATGCGGGAAGGGTCGGTCGACCGATACGAGGACCTGTCGGTACTGCCGTTCGAATCGATGGCCACCGGAGCGGAACCCGACTTCGGCCGCTCCCGCACGGAACCGCTCTTCGCAGTCTGCACACATGGAAAGAAGGATGCGTGCTGCGCGGAACTCGGCCGCCCGGTCGTGGCGGCGCTGAACGCGGCACAGATCGCAGATGTGTGGGAATGCAGTCACATCGGCGGAGATCGTTTCGCGGCCAACATGATTGCGTGGCCCGCCGCAGTCTATTTCAGCCGACTGGACGGCAACTCCGCAATCGATGCAGCCGAAAAATACCAAGCCGGAGAATTGGAGCTGCTGCACCTGCGCGGCCGGGCGGCACTGTCACAGGCCGCTCAGGCCGCCGAACACGCAGTCCGACGCGCCACCGACATCGTCGCCACGGACGCACTCGAGAGCATCAGCGAGAGTATGGACGGAGAACACACGACTGTCGATCTTCGGTTGGAGGGGAGAGACTTTCGCGTCGTCGTTCGCTCCGGTCCTCCAGGGCTGCCGTTCCGACATGATTGTGGTGCCGGAGGGACCGTCGAATGGAGCGGATGGACCGTCGAGCACGTTCGCGAGCAACCCCACTGA
- a CDS encoding DUF2334 domain-containing protein — MSAELIVSVSGIRDETCYLAAGFADEMDTRGVRLSLLVAPRLKDKYRLADDAVTTAWLRERREHGDAIVLHGYDQAATKRRRAEFATLSKHEAKLRLLAADRVLEHAGLRTRVFAPPRWVASPGAMSVLPETGFRTMAGLGAVHDLTRGTLQRGRVFGIGEGFKAEPWWCRALVLGAGRAAKRGGLVRLSITAKQLGNEGPRQAVLDAVDLALFHEADSQVYRWNSPSQELGAA; from the coding sequence ATGTCCGCAGAACTGATCGTGTCGGTATCCGGAATCAGAGACGAGACATGTTATCTCGCTGCCGGATTCGCAGACGAGATGGACACTCGAGGTGTCCGCTTGTCGCTCCTGGTGGCGCCGCGACTGAAGGACAAATACCGACTGGCCGACGACGCGGTGACGACGGCTTGGCTGCGTGAGCGTCGCGAGCACGGCGATGCCATCGTTCTGCACGGCTACGACCAGGCCGCGACCAAGCGTCGCCGAGCCGAGTTCGCCACTCTGTCGAAGCACGAAGCGAAACTGCGACTACTCGCTGCGGACCGCGTTCTCGAGCATGCAGGCCTTCGGACCCGGGTGTTCGCACCGCCGCGCTGGGTGGCATCGCCCGGTGCCATGTCGGTGTTGCCGGAGACGGGCTTTCGCACGATGGCAGGCCTCGGGGCAGTACATGATCTGACCCGCGGAACCTTGCAACGGGGAAGGGTTTTCGGGATCGGCGAAGGCTTCAAGGCCGAGCCGTGGTGGTGTCGCGCATTGGTTCTCGGAGCCGGGCGTGCCGCCAAACGTGGGGGGCTGGTCAGATTGTCGATCACGGCCAAGCAGTTGGGAAACGAGGGCCCACGTCAGGCCGTCCTCGACGCCGTCGACCTTGCCCTCTTCCACGAAGCCGACTCGCAGGTGTATCGGTGGAACTCCCCGTCTCAGGAGCTCGGCGCTGCCTGA
- a CDS encoding Ig-like domain-containing protein: MRTRVFSKSAEGLVAVAVGAVVCAAFVPALASAAPTGAVHTLPTGSVDGGSSGSSGSSDGVRTATVDDEGEQLTLRLHKMNLRGSEFSMAVQDSDGELTDAVIPAPRSYIGSVEGRPDAIVSAIVDSAGTLRGQVIFDRGVSIEFVGSEVVGRSTAPIDAKPKWPTAAIAPASAARVGKTVKQFVVGLDLSGEWYSAHGAGSAAVALDRAEESMARTAAIWIRDVGIRPVLGRVVLRADSAGDPYSSSCENLEQLEDLWSDQVGSSVDQATVVCASGGGNAYYSKFELDHSYAHVGAESDGNFSRVLRHELGHNFYADDYHGGGAEGSTIMNGNDLSRFDGTEFAAIVDAAEVASARLDDVGRYTASPIPPYAALDTARVRSGGTVTVDAVANDHDSNGDSIKVTGVGATSLLGGTVKLENGEVVFEAGTKAGTDRILYTLTDAAGGTSTGWIIVDVSA; this comes from the coding sequence ATGCGCACGAGAGTGTTCTCCAAGTCGGCCGAGGGTCTTGTCGCCGTGGCTGTGGGCGCAGTCGTCTGTGCTGCGTTCGTTCCGGCGCTCGCGTCTGCCGCTCCGACCGGCGCGGTTCACACGCTGCCGACGGGCAGTGTCGACGGCGGGTCGAGCGGATCGAGCGGATCGAGCGATGGCGTCCGCACCGCAACCGTCGACGATGAAGGTGAGCAACTCACACTGCGCCTTCACAAGATGAACCTGCGGGGATCCGAGTTCTCGATGGCTGTGCAAGACAGCGACGGAGAGCTGACCGACGCGGTGATCCCGGCGCCCCGTTCGTACATCGGCAGCGTGGAAGGGCGTCCGGACGCAATCGTCTCGGCCATCGTCGACTCCGCCGGAACACTGCGCGGGCAGGTGATTTTCGATCGTGGTGTTTCGATAGAGTTCGTCGGATCCGAGGTGGTCGGTCGCAGCACGGCGCCGATCGACGCAAAACCCAAGTGGCCCACCGCGGCCATTGCGCCGGCCTCGGCCGCAAGGGTCGGCAAGACGGTCAAGCAGTTCGTGGTCGGACTGGACCTCAGTGGCGAGTGGTACTCCGCGCACGGCGCAGGCAGTGCCGCCGTCGCTCTGGATCGGGCCGAGGAATCAATGGCCCGCACCGCTGCCATCTGGATCAGAGACGTCGGGATTCGGCCGGTCCTCGGTCGAGTTGTCCTGCGGGCAGATTCCGCCGGCGATCCGTACTCGAGCAGTTGTGAAAATCTCGAGCAGTTGGAAGATCTGTGGTCCGATCAGGTCGGGTCGAGTGTCGATCAGGCAACCGTCGTGTGCGCATCCGGTGGCGGAAATGCCTACTACTCGAAGTTCGAACTCGACCACAGCTACGCGCATGTCGGTGCCGAGTCCGACGGCAACTTCAGCCGCGTTCTCCGCCACGAGTTGGGCCACAACTTCTATGCCGACGACTACCACGGCGGCGGCGCCGAGGGATCGACCATCATGAACGGTAACGACCTCTCGCGCTTCGACGGCACCGAATTCGCTGCCATCGTCGATGCGGCGGAGGTTGCCTCGGCTCGACTCGACGACGTCGGTCGGTACACGGCAAGCCCGATCCCGCCGTACGCCGCACTCGACACCGCGCGGGTCCGCTCAGGCGGCACAGTCACCGTCGACGCCGTCGCGAATGATCATGACAGCAACGGAGATTCGATCAAAGTGACCGGCGTCGGGGCGACGTCACTTCTCGGTGGCACCGTGAAGCTCGAAAACGGCGAAGTGGTGTTCGAAGCCGGAACGAAGGCAGGCACCGACAGGATTCTCTACACACTCACCGACGCAGCCGGTGGCACGAGCACCGGCTGGATCATCGTCGATGTGAGTGCGTGA
- a CDS encoding ABC transporter substrate-binding protein, translated as MKRSNSRAKYVLGGFVLAAIVATTTACGSDDKTDSGSQSADTVHAVTHARGTTDVPTDPQRVVVLEPVQLDTSVALGVIPVGTAVLSETTGVPAYLGEKAAEIEMVGTVAAPNLEKIVALSPDLIIGTESRHGDMYEQLAAIAPTVYMATQTDPWQDNVQFVAEALNKTDQAGELLGDYTARCEEVASKHSTEGKTAQLIRPRDDVLTLYGPTSFAGSTLECAGLTIPARDWENSISVDLSPEFVSGANADLILVTSAKPADAGTMPKAVADNAGFFPNPHLVDMSYWITGVGPLGGLTVLDDLDRILGASN; from the coding sequence ATGAAACGCAGTAACTCGCGGGCGAAGTACGTGCTGGGTGGTTTTGTCCTCGCCGCCATCGTGGCAACGACAACGGCGTGTGGCAGTGACGACAAGACCGATTCCGGCAGTCAGTCTGCCGACACCGTGCACGCGGTCACCCACGCCCGCGGAACTACCGACGTACCGACGGATCCGCAGCGAGTTGTCGTGCTCGAGCCGGTTCAGCTCGACACGTCGGTAGCGCTCGGCGTGATTCCCGTGGGCACCGCGGTACTCAGCGAGACGACCGGCGTTCCGGCGTACCTCGGTGAGAAAGCGGCGGAGATCGAGATGGTCGGAACCGTCGCGGCACCGAACCTCGAGAAGATCGTCGCACTGAGCCCGGACCTGATCATCGGAACGGAATCGCGGCACGGTGATATGTACGAGCAGCTCGCTGCCATCGCACCGACCGTCTACATGGCAACTCAGACCGATCCGTGGCAGGACAACGTCCAGTTCGTCGCAGAGGCGTTGAACAAGACCGATCAGGCAGGTGAACTGCTCGGTGACTACACGGCACGCTGCGAGGAAGTGGCGAGCAAGCACAGCACCGAGGGCAAGACCGCTCAGCTGATCCGCCCACGCGACGACGTTCTGACGCTGTACGGACCCACGTCGTTTGCCGGAAGCACTCTCGAATGTGCTGGACTCACGATTCCCGCACGCGACTGGGAGAACTCGATCTCGGTGGACCTCTCCCCGGAATTCGTCTCCGGAGCCAACGCCGACCTCATCCTGGTCACCTCCGCGAAACCGGCCGATGCCGGCACGATGCCGAAGGCCGTGGCCGACAACGCCGGATTCTTCCCGAACCCGCATCTGGTGGACATGTCCTACTGGATCACCGGCGTCGGACCGCTCGGCGGCCTCACCGTTCTGGACGACCTCGATCGCATTCTCGGAGCGTCGAATTAG
- the purS gene encoding phosphoribosylformylglycinamidine synthase subunit PurS, whose translation MARVVVEVMPKAEILDPQGQAIVGALSRLGFAGISDVRQGKRFELEIDGSVEDAALEKIAEGLLANTVIEDWTVRRVEA comes from the coding sequence GTGGCCCGTGTCGTCGTCGAAGTCATGCCCAAGGCCGAGATTCTCGACCCCCAGGGACAGGCAATTGTCGGGGCACTGTCTCGCCTGGGCTTTGCAGGAATATCCGATGTCCGTCAGGGCAAGCGGTTCGAGTTGGAGATCGACGGCAGTGTCGAAGACGCCGCACTCGAGAAGATCGCCGAAGGCCTGCTGGCCAACACGGTGATCGAGGATTGGACCGTCAGGCGAGTCGAGGCATGA
- a CDS encoding MBL fold metallo-hydrolase codes for MRLTHFGHSCVLVELNGSKILFDPGNFSHGFEGITGLDAILVTHQHPDHADPARLPELAEANPDAVLYSDPQTAEKLGGRWTGVRPGDRFSIGDVEVTGTGGEHAIIHPDLPMIDNTAFLLGDATNPARFMHPGDSLYVPEQKIDVLALPAAAPWLKISEAIDYLRAVAPRVAVPIHQAIIRDEAAGIFYGRYSEMAADGTEFRVLDEESSVEVA; via the coding sequence ATGCGACTGACACATTTTGGCCATTCCTGTGTGCTCGTGGAGTTGAACGGCTCGAAGATCCTCTTCGATCCCGGCAACTTCTCGCACGGATTCGAAGGCATCACCGGCCTCGACGCCATCCTCGTGACACATCAACACCCCGATCACGCCGACCCTGCGCGGCTGCCCGAACTGGCCGAAGCGAATCCCGACGCCGTGCTCTACAGCGATCCGCAGACGGCTGAAAAGCTCGGTGGGCGCTGGACCGGCGTCCGGCCGGGCGACCGGTTCAGCATCGGCGACGTCGAGGTGACCGGAACGGGCGGAGAGCACGCAATCATCCATCCGGACCTACCGATGATCGACAACACCGCGTTCCTCCTCGGTGACGCCACCAACCCGGCACGGTTCATGCATCCCGGCGATTCCCTCTACGTCCCCGAACAAAAGATCGACGTTCTCGCCCTCCCCGCCGCCGCACCGTGGCTCAAGATCTCGGAGGCCATCGACTACCTCCGCGCGGTGGCGCCGCGCGTTGCGGTTCCCATTCATCAAGCGATCATCCGCGACGAGGCCGCAGGCATCTTCTACGGTCGCTACTCGGAAATGGCTGCCGACGGCACCGAGTTCCGAGTTCTCGACGAGGAGTCGAGCGTCGAAGTCGCCTGA
- a CDS encoding acyl-CoA dehydrogenase family protein — protein sequence MTVTSETEVFVGVPETSEGWIDRAREVSNILAADALARDRAGEPPFREVQLLKDSGLVTLLGPVEFGGGGQRWETAYKVVREIARADGSIGQLLGYHYLWAWAARLVGTDPQISAVEELYTSNRFFFGGAVNPRDTDLTVADRGDTLVFNGVKSFSTGGRVTDLTVLEGIIDGTATHVFAIVPTAQDGIVFRGDWDNLGQRLTDSGSVEINDVEVDWASAAGFVDKEFQPLVYNTLNFPAIEIVFANFYLGIARGALDTAAEYTRTRTRPWPYGGDNREIATDEWYLREGYGDLQSKLWAAEAFVDQVSREADAVLHDARENLTEQARGDLAVRIAAAKLRAADVSLEISNKIFELTGARATSNDVGLDIYWRNIRTHTLHDPLAYKRREVGSRFLTGEIPEPTWYT from the coding sequence ATGACCGTGACCAGTGAAACCGAAGTCTTCGTCGGCGTTCCCGAAACATCCGAGGGCTGGATCGACCGGGCTCGCGAGGTGAGCAACATCCTTGCCGCCGACGCACTCGCCCGCGACCGAGCCGGCGAACCACCGTTCCGAGAAGTTCAGCTGCTCAAGGACAGTGGTCTTGTGACGCTCCTGGGCCCGGTCGAGTTCGGCGGCGGCGGGCAGCGATGGGAGACCGCCTACAAGGTGGTTCGGGAGATCGCCCGCGCCGACGGCTCCATCGGACAACTGCTCGGATACCACTACCTGTGGGCATGGGCAGCCAGATTGGTCGGAACCGATCCGCAGATCTCCGCTGTCGAGGAGCTGTACACGAGCAACCGATTCTTCTTCGGCGGCGCGGTCAACCCTCGAGACACCGACCTCACCGTCGCGGACCGCGGAGACACCCTGGTGTTCAACGGTGTGAAGTCGTTTTCCACCGGCGGCCGAGTCACCGACCTCACGGTGCTCGAAGGAATCATCGACGGAACTGCGACGCATGTGTTCGCAATCGTGCCGACTGCTCAGGACGGCATAGTCTTCCGCGGCGATTGGGACAACCTCGGGCAGCGCCTCACCGATTCGGGCAGTGTCGAGATCAACGACGTCGAGGTCGACTGGGCAAGTGCGGCAGGCTTTGTCGACAAGGAATTCCAACCTCTGGTCTACAACACCCTGAACTTCCCCGCGATCGAGATCGTGTTCGCGAACTTCTACCTCGGGATCGCCCGTGGCGCACTGGACACTGCGGCCGAGTACACCCGAACCCGTACGCGTCCATGGCCGTACGGCGGTGACAACCGCGAAATCGCAACCGACGAGTGGTACCTCCGTGAGGGCTACGGCGACTTGCAATCGAAGCTGTGGGCGGCGGAGGCCTTCGTGGATCAGGTCAGCCGTGAGGCCGACGCAGTGCTCCACGACGCTCGCGAAAACCTCACCGAGCAGGCTCGCGGCGACCTCGCCGTACGCATCGCGGCCGCAAAACTTCGCGCCGCCGACGTCTCCTTGGAGATCAGCAACAAGATCTTCGAACTGACCGGTGCCAGAGCCACGTCCAACGATGTCGGCCTGGATATCTACTGGCGCAACATCCGGACGCATACCCTTCACGATCCGCTCGCGTACAAGCGCCGTGAAGTCGGTAGTCGTTTTCTGACCGGCGAGATTCCCGAACCCACCTGGTACACATAG
- a CDS encoding glutathione peroxidase: MTTPVQNIAINTLGGVPTSLGEYDGRAVLVVNVASKCGLTPQYAALEKLASEYADRGLTVIGIPCNQFMGQEPGTAEEIETFCSTTYGVTFPLLEKIEVNGENQHPLYAELTKAADAEGAAGDIQWNFEKFLIGPDGTVVNRFRPRTEPDAPEVVAAIEAALPKN, translated from the coding sequence ATGACAACTCCAGTACAGAACATCGCGATCAACACCCTCGGTGGCGTGCCCACCTCTTTGGGTGAATACGACGGCCGCGCCGTCCTCGTGGTCAACGTCGCGTCCAAGTGTGGACTGACCCCGCAGTACGCGGCGCTCGAGAAGCTGGCCAGCGAGTACGCCGATCGCGGTCTGACCGTGATCGGTATCCCGTGCAACCAGTTCATGGGGCAGGAACCGGGTACCGCCGAAGAGATCGAGACGTTCTGCTCCACTACCTACGGCGTCACGTTCCCGCTTCTCGAGAAGATCGAGGTGAACGGCGAAAACCAGCATCCGCTGTACGCCGAGCTCACCAAGGCGGCCGACGCCGAAGGCGCTGCGGGAGACATTCAGTGGAACTTCGAGAAGTTCCTGATCGGACCGGACGGCACCGTCGTCAACCGCTTCCGTCCGCGGACCGAGCCTGACGCACCCGAGGTTGTCGCCGCGATCGAAGCTGCGCTTCCCAAGAACTAG
- a CDS encoding acyl-CoA dehydrogenase family protein codes for MTTALTPNAVPRSADPIKSEVDYETLAEKFRPIFADIAQGVVERERDHVLPFRQIDALKNAGFGAVRVPTTHGGSGASIPQLIRLLVELSSADSNITQALRGHFAFVEDRLVADPGPERDIWLRRFAEGQLVGNAWTEIGDVALGEANTKVSPAPDADHFLANGAKFYSTGSIFADWIDLYSQRTDTGAFVIAAVEARQPGVTHSDDWNGFGQQTTGSGSSVYEDAIVQPENIFDFSTRFKYQTAFYQLFHLATLAGIAKAATIEISRRVASRTRTFSHGNASRYAQDSQIQQVVGEVSSAAFAAEAVALHAAQSSQWAYEAAFSGSPEEEKAANIAAEIDSGRGQVASIGLVVPATAKIFDALGASGVSRDLDLDRFWRNARTVASHNPVVFKSKVVGDYEINGTEPIYVWAIGTAPTEKDEHA; via the coding sequence ATGACCACCGCACTGACGCCGAATGCCGTACCCCGGTCTGCTGATCCGATCAAAAGTGAGGTCGACTACGAAACACTGGCAGAGAAATTCCGTCCGATCTTCGCGGACATCGCACAAGGCGTCGTCGAACGCGAACGCGATCACGTGCTTCCCTTCCGACAGATCGACGCGCTCAAGAATGCAGGCTTCGGCGCCGTTCGGGTGCCGACAACACACGGTGGATCGGGTGCGAGCATCCCGCAATTGATCCGCTTACTAGTCGAGCTGTCGAGCGCCGATTCCAATATCACCCAGGCCCTGCGCGGACATTTCGCGTTTGTCGAAGACCGACTGGTCGCCGACCCCGGCCCGGAGCGTGACATCTGGCTCCGACGCTTCGCGGAGGGACAGTTGGTCGGCAACGCATGGACCGAAATCGGCGACGTTGCATTGGGCGAAGCCAATACCAAGGTCTCGCCCGCACCCGATGCCGACCATTTCCTGGCGAACGGGGCAAAGTTCTACAGCACGGGTTCCATCTTCGCCGACTGGATCGACCTGTACTCGCAGCGCACCGACACCGGCGCATTCGTGATCGCGGCGGTCGAGGCGAGACAACCCGGTGTCACACACAGTGACGATTGGAACGGGTTCGGTCAGCAGACGACTGGCTCCGGTTCGTCCGTCTACGAGGACGCAATAGTCCAGCCGGAGAACATCTTCGACTTCTCGACGCGATTCAAATACCAGACCGCGTTCTACCAATTGTTCCACCTCGCCACTCTCGCCGGCATCGCCAAGGCTGCGACGATCGAGATCTCTCGTCGAGTTGCCTCTCGTACTCGAACCTTCAGTCACGGCAACGCTTCGAGATACGCGCAGGATTCGCAGATCCAGCAAGTTGTCGGCGAGGTGTCCTCTGCTGCCTTTGCAGCCGAGGCCGTTGCACTGCACGCAGCACAGTCGTCCCAATGGGCTTACGAAGCCGCATTCTCCGGCTCGCCGGAGGAAGAGAAGGCCGCCAACATCGCAGCCGAAATCGATTCGGGGCGAGGGCAAGTCGCCTCAATCGGACTCGTCGTGCCGGCCACGGCCAAGATCTTCGACGCACTCGGTGCTTCCGGAGTCAGCCGCGACCTCGATCTCGATCGATTCTGGCGCAACGCCCGCACGGTCGCCAGCCACAATCCGGTCGTCTTCAAATCCAAAGTTGTCGGCGACTACGAAATCAACGGAACCGAACCGATTTACGTGTGGGCCATCGGGACCGCACCGACCGAAAAGGATGAACACGCATGA